The following are from one region of the Gavia stellata isolate bGavSte3 unplaced genomic scaffold, bGavSte3.hap2 HAP2_SCAFFOLD_98, whole genome shotgun sequence genome:
- the LOC132321793 gene encoding LOW QUALITY PROTEIN: acrosin-like (The sequence of the model RefSeq protein was modified relative to this genomic sequence to represent the inferred CDS: deleted 1 base in 1 codon) translates to IGATRLPQLGPEAQVRNIKRLLVHEHYSNITQRNDIALLELDQPVQCSYSIQLACVPDASLRVSELTTCYASGWGSTTARCEFPKSTRVLSEAKVRLIDVNLCNSSGWYRGAIHTHNLRAGYAQGGIDTCQGDSGGPLVCKDNDADYFCLVGVTSWGKGCARARRPGVYASAQHFYDWILAQMGLRPAVSATPTPQPGFTSSPFQRPRPIPTQSGTFTPCPFPLQRLVQFFKLLQELLQFL, encoded by the exons atcggggccacccggttgcctcagctgggccctgaggcccaagtgcgcaatatcaagcggctactggttcacgagcactacagtaacatcacgcagaggaacgacatcgccctgctggaactggaccagcctgtgcagtgcagctactccatccagcttgcctgtgtgcccgacgcctcgctgagagtgtcagagctgacaacctgctacgccagcggctggggttccacgactgcaagatgcgagttcccaaaaagtactcgtgtcctgagc gaggccaaggtccgcctcattgatgtcaacctctgtaacagcagcgggtggtacagaggggccatccacacccacaacctgcgtgctggctatgcgcagggtggcatcgacacctgccag ggcgacagcggtggtcctctcgtctgcaaagataacgatgcagactacttctgtctcgttggagtcaccagctgggggaaaggctgtgcc agagcaagacggcccggagtctacgCCTCCGCGCAGCACTTTTACgactggatcctggcacagatgggactgcgcccagcagtatcggctactccaacgccacagccaggcttcacctcaagcccctttcagaggccaagaccgataccaactcaatcgGGCAcatttacaccctgcccatttccactccagaggctggtgcaattctttaaactgctgcaggagctcctgcagttccta